Proteins co-encoded in one Erinaceus europaeus chromosome 2, mEriEur2.1, whole genome shotgun sequence genomic window:
- the BCAM gene encoding basal cell adhesion molecule, with amino-acid sequence MEPPDSRARARRAPRLLALALLLGAHPGAQAEMRVSVPPLVEVMRGDPVTLDCTPLGAPDHLVLEWYLVDRGTRHLLASVELRGSDIQGRTHDSRGRNPPYQLDPRGRLVLAAAQVGDEKDYVCLVKSGASSTAEATARLRVFAKPEATEVLPNKGTLSVLEDTAQEVATCSSFNGNPAPEISWYRDGQLLKVPKEMKPDGYVTTRTVKETSGLQSLTSTLYLRVHKADRDSSFHCSARYRLPGGRQGRLDSASFHLTLHYPTEHVQFWVGSPATTEGWVREGDSVQLSCQGDGNPSPEYTFFHLQDNREDILQTNLEGSLTLEGVQRGQRGTYGCRVEDFDAAEDVELSQTLELRVAYLDPLELSTGEELRAALGNNVTINCSVLGLPTPTLRWTKDSVPLEDGPTLRLSTITFESTGTYTCEASVPTVPLLSRTRSFRLLVQGLPELRPEETAPQPEGGWREGDEVQLTCFARGYPEPKLTWNQPGGTAAEPAPGGQGWVVSTLKLKVTSTLSRDGVVCEASNPEGSASHVFHFGNVSPQSAQAGVAVLAVAVSVGLLLLVVAAFYCMRRKGRPHCCRRGEKGARPPGEPELSHSGSASERPEQTGLLVGGVPGGAQRGSGGFGDEC; translated from the exons ATGGAGCCCCCCGACTCCCGCGCCCGGGCGCGCCGGGCCCCGCGGCTGCTGGCGCTCGCGCTCCTGCTGGGGGCGCACCCAG GTGCCCAGGCTGAGATGCGTGTATCTGTGCCTCCCCTGGTGGAGGTGATGCGTGGGGACCCTGTCACCCTGGACTGTACCCCCTTGGGGGCCCCTGACCATTTGGTGCTGGAATGGTACCTG GTGGACCGTGGGAcccgccacctcctggcctcagtGGAGCTGCGCGGCTCCGACATCCAGGGCCGCACGCATGACTCCCGGGGCCGCAATCCCCCCTACCAGCTGGACCCCCGGGGGCGCCTGGTGCTGGCCGCAGCCCAGGTGGGGGACGAGAAGGACTACGTGTGCTTGGTGAAGTCGGGGGCCTCGAGCACCGCAGAGGCCACCGCGAGGCTGCGTGTATTCG CCAAGCCAGAGGCCACCGAGGTGCTGCCCAACAAGGGGACTCTGTCTGTGTTGGAGGACACAGCCCAGGAG GTGGCCACCTGCAGCAGCTTCAACGGGAACCCGGCGCCTGAGATCTCGTGGTACCGGGACGGGCAGCTTCTGAAGGTGCCCAAGGAGATGAAGCcag atggcTACGTGACCACACGCACCGTGAAGGAGACCTCGGGGCTACAGTCCCTCACCAGCACCCTCTACCTGCGCGTCCACAAGGCCGACCGCGACTCGAGCTTCCACTGCTCCGCGCGCTACCGCCTGCCGGGTGGCCGCCAGGGCCGCCTCGACAGCGCCTCCTTCCACCTCACCCTGCACT ACCCCACGGAGCACGTGCAGTTCTGGGTGGGCAGCCCAGCCACCACGGAGGGCTGGGTCCGAGAGGGCGACTCGGTGCAGCTATCTTGCCAGGGCGATGGCAACCCCAGCCCTGAGTACACCttcttccacctgcag gACAACCGGGAGGACATACTGCAGACGAATCTGGAGGGGAGCCTGACCCTGGAGGGGGTGCAGCGGGGCCAGCGAGGGACCTACGGCTGCAGGGTGGAGGACTTCGACGCAGCTGAGGATGTAGAGCTGTCCCAGACCCTGGAACTACGCGTGGCCt ACCTGGACCCCCTGGAACTCAGCACCGGTGAGGAGCTGCGGGCAGCACTGGGCAACAATGTCACCATCAACTGCTCCGTGCTCGGCCTGCCCACCCCAACCCTGCGCTGGACCAAG gaCTCTGTTCCCCTGGAGGATGGCCCCACCCTGCGACTCAGCACCATCACCTTTGAGTCCACTGGCACCTACACGTGTGAGGCCTCCGTGCCCACCGTCCCCCTCCTCAGCCGCACCCGGAGCTTCAGGCTGCTGGTCCAAG GATTACCGGAACTGAGGCCAGAGGAGACTGCGCCCCAGCCTGAGGGCGGCTGGAGGGAAGGAGATGAAGTCCAGCTTACCTGCTTTGCCCGAGGGTACCCCGAGCCCAAGCTCACGTGGAACCAGCCTGGTGGCACT GCTGCAGAGCCAGCCCCCGGTGGTCAGGGCTGGGTGGTCAGCACCTTGAAACTGAAGGTGACCAGTACCCTGAGCCGTGACGGTGTGGTCTGCGAGGCCTCCAACCCCGAGGGCAGTGCCAGCCATGTCTTCCACTTTGGCAACG TGTCCCCCCAGAGTGCACAGGCTGGTGTGGCCGTCCTGGCAGTGGCCGTCAGCGTGGGCCTCCTGCTCCTGGTGGTGGCCGCCTTCTACTGCATGAGACGCAAGGGGCGTCCCCATTGCTGTCGGCGTGGAGAGAAGGGGGCTCG GCCCCCTGGCGAGCCCGAGCTGAGCCACTCAGGGTCGGCATCCGAGCGGCCTGAGCAGACGGGGCTCCTGGTGGGAGGCGTCCCTGGAGGAGCCCAGCGCGGCAGCGGGGGCTTCGGAGACGAG TGCTGA